The following proteins come from a genomic window of Musa acuminata AAA Group cultivar baxijiao chromosome BXJ1-7, Cavendish_Baxijiao_AAA, whole genome shotgun sequence:
- the LOC135678976 gene encoding protein STRUBBELIG-RECEPTOR FAMILY 8-like: MRLASRFLVGMDRSRASLAALFYLAPLLLLSTTLVAVAVESATDSLDVQALGVLYASLNSPRQLSGWTRSGGDPCGTSWLGVSCSGSAVVAIHLSGLGLNGSLGYLLSDLLSLKTLDLSNNNIHETIPYQLPPNLTYLNLAGNDLSGNLPYSISSMVSLNYLNLSHNLLSQTVGDIFSDLQDLSELDLSFNSFTGDLPNSFGSLSNLSNLYLQDNQFMGPVNILVNLDLTTLNIANNQFNGWIPQEFKSITNLEIGGNSFSHGPAPPPPPYMPPPPGRLHRSHNNTRNPSQGSGGKSSAPDHVRNKKSLTAGLLIGIVIGSAFGALCIILAIILCLHNIQKCKNGNVNNRNDSGTSAAVGTNKVTKKEMQEQRLKSSSITSPKPPTDTVMVEKLHGKNMAAKPSKVPITATSYTVASLQIATNSFSQDCLVGEGSFGRVYRAEFPNGKILAVKKIDSAAVSLQEEDSFLEAISNMSRFRHPNIVTLSGYCVEHGQRLLVYEYIGNGTLHDMLHFANDSSNTLSWNARVRVALGVARALEYLHEVCLPSVVHRNLKSANILLDEELNPRLSDCGLAALTPSTERKVSTEVVGSFGYSAPEFALSGVYTVKSDVYSFGVVMLELLTGQKPLDSSRVRSEQSLVRWATPQLHDIDALSKMVDAALNGMYPAKSLSRFADIIALCVQPEPEFRPPMSEVVQELVRLVQRASAVRRRSGEEIGFSYRVMEQDASMTDISF; the protein is encoded by the exons ATGAGGCTTGCTTCCCGTTTCTTGGTGGGAATGGATCGTTCCCGCGCATCACTAGCGGCTCTTTTTTATCttgctcctcttctcctcctctcgacTACTCTAGTGGCCGTGGCGGTGGAATCGGCCACCGACTCATTGGATG TTCAAGCTCTTGGTGTGCTGTATGCTTCCTTGAATAGCCCGCGGCAGCTCTCCGGGTGGACGCGCAGCGGGGGTGATCCGTGTGGTACCTCGTGGTTGGGGGTTTCTTGCTCTGGTTCGGCGGTGGTTGCCAT CCATCTGTCGGGATTAGGGCTCAATGGTTCTCTGGGATACCTACTCTCGGATCTCTTGTCCTTGAAAACACT GGACTTGAGCAACAACAACATACATGAAACCATTCCATATCAATTACCGCCGAACCTAACCTATCT GAATCTTGCCGGCAATGATCTTTCTGGGAATCTTCCATACTCTATATCTTCCATGGTTTCACTCAATTACCT GAATCTCAGCCATAACCTACTGTCTCAAACAGTTGGTGATATCTTCAGCGATCTTCAGGACCTCTCTGAGTT GGATTTGTCGTTCAACAGCTTCACGGGAGATCTTCCAAACTCTTTTGGTTCTCTGTCAAACCTTTCAAATCT TTATTTGCAGGACAATCAATTTATGGGCCCAGTAAATATTCTTGTGAATCTAGACCTAACTACTCT AAATATTGCAAATAACCAGTTTAATGGCTGGATACCCCAGGAATTCAAATCAATCACAAATCTTGA AATTGGTGGTAATTCCTTTTCTCATGGTCcggctccacctccacctccatacATGCCACCGCCTCCTGGTAGACTGCACAGGAGTCACAATAACACTCGGAACCCTTCACAGGGGTCTGGGGGTAAATCATCCGCTCCAGATCATGTACGCAACAAGAAGAGTTTGACTGCAGGTCTGCTGATAGGGATAGTCATAGGCTCAGCATTTGGTGCTTTGTGCATAATACTAGCTATTATATTATGCCTTCACAACATCCAGAAGTGTAAAAATGGCAATGTAAATAACAGGAATGACTCTGGAACATCTGCTGCTGTGGGTACAAATAAAG TGACAAAGAAGGAGATGCAAGAGCAGAGGCTGAAAAGTTCTTCCATAACTAGTCCGAAACCTCCTACTGATACAGTGATGGTTGAGAAGTTACATGGGAAGAATATGGCTGCAAAGCCATCAAAAGTCCCTATAACTGCAACATCATATACTGTTGCTTCTCTTCAGATTGCAACAAATAGCTTTAGTCAGGATTGTCTTGTTGGTGAAGGTTCTTTTGGTCGGGTTTACAGAGCAGAGTTCCCGAATGGAAAG ATTTTGGCTGTTAAAAAGATTGACAGTGCAGCAGTATCCTTACAAGAAGAGGATAGTTTTCTTGAGGCTATTTCAAATATGTCAAGATTTAGGCATCCAAATATCGTGACACTTTCAGGATACTGTGTCGAACATGGGCAGCGGCTTTTGGTTTATGAGTATATTGGTAACGGGACTCTGCATGATATGTTGCACTTTGCTAATGATAGTAGCAATACTTTATCATGGAATGCACGAGTGAGAGTGGCACTTGGCGTTGCTAGGGCTCTGGA GTATCTGCATGAAGTGTGCTTGCCTTCTGTAGTACATAGAAACTTGAAGTCTGCAAACATACTACTTGATGAAGAGCTTAATCCTCGCTTATCAGACTGTGGATTAGCTGCATTAACACCAAGTACAGAAAGAAAG GTTTCGACAGAGGTAGTTGGCTCCTTTGGTTATAGTGCTCCAGAATTTGCATTGTCTGGAGTGTATACTGTAAAGAGTGATGTTTATAGCTTCGGAGTAGTGATGTTGGAGCTACTGACTGGTCAGAAGCCACTGGACAG TTCTAGAGTTAGATCAGAACAGTCCCTTGTCAGATGGGCTACCCCTCAACTCCATGATATTGATGCATTATCTAAGATGGTTGATGCAGCGTTGAATGGAATGTATCCTGCAAAATCCCTTTCGCGTTTTGCTGACATAATTGCACTATGTGTTCAG CCGGAGCCAGAATTCCGACCTCCGATGTCTGAAGTGGTGCAAGAACTAGTTCGTTTGGTGCAAAGGGCAAGTGCGGTCAGAAGGCGATCCGGAGAAGAGATTGGGTTCTCATATAGGGTGATGGAGCAGGATGCTAGCATGACCGACATATCGTTCTGA